Proteins co-encoded in one Acidimicrobiales bacterium genomic window:
- a CDS encoding ABC transporter permease subunit, protein MSTFVAPDTHAIRAIIARDLRAVRRSKAVIIPMLSVPVILMVVLPLVVGYAARRASRTGGRIEFLDSLPSQLAEPIASLPQEEQLLTLVLGFLLAPLFLIVPLMVSAVLAADAFAGEKERRTMETLLHLPIADRDMFIAKFLTGFLPAVAISWIGFAAFTVVANTVSYGIVDGLVVPNGLWLIVIFWVAPAVATLGLGIMVRVSARCRTTQEANQLGGAVILPLVFVAVGQSTGLLLVDAALAFTIGAGIWVVALLLVVRGATRFTRDRVAGDN, encoded by the coding sequence ATGAGCACCTTCGTCGCGCCCGACACCCACGCCATCCGGGCGATCATCGCGCGGGACCTGCGAGCCGTTCGCCGCAGCAAGGCGGTCATCATCCCGATGCTCTCCGTGCCGGTGATCCTGATGGTCGTGCTGCCCCTCGTGGTCGGCTACGCGGCGCGCCGGGCCAGCCGCACGGGTGGCCGCATCGAGTTCCTCGACTCGCTGCCCTCGCAACTGGCCGAGCCGATCGCCTCGCTGCCCCAGGAGGAGCAACTGCTCACGCTCGTGCTCGGTTTTCTGCTCGCGCCCCTTTTCCTCATCGTGCCGCTGATGGTGTCGGCCGTCCTGGCCGCCGACGCGTTCGCGGGCGAGAAGGAGCGGCGGACCATGGAAACACTGCTGCACCTTCCGATCGCCGACCGCGACATGTTCATCGCGAAGTTCCTGACCGGCTTCCTCCCGGCCGTCGCCATCTCGTGGATCGGCTTTGCCGCCTTCACCGTCGTGGCCAACACCGTGTCCTACGGCATCGTCGACGGCCTCGTGGTGCCCAACGGGCTGTGGCTGATCGTGATCTTCTGGGTCGCGCCGGCCGTCGCCACGCTGGGACTCGGCATCATGGTGCGCGTGTCGGCCCGGTGCCGCACCACCCAGGAAGCGAACCAGTTGGGCGGTGCCGTGATCCTGCCGCTGGTGTTCGTGGCGGTCGGTCAATCCACGGGACTCCTCCTGGTCGACGCCGCCCTCGCGTTCACCATCGGCGCGGGCATCTGGGTCGTCGCCCTCCTGCTCGTGGTTCGCGGTGCCACCCGTTTCACCCGCGATCGGGTGGCGGGCGACAACTAG
- a CDS encoding SAM-dependent chlorinase/fluorinase encodes MNPRFDTVSFLSDFGHGDEFVGVVHSVVRSIAPHVTVVDVTHGIAPFDTRAGGLALARAANYLCPGVVVAVVDPGVGTSRRPIVIEVGDGASYLVGPDNGLLAPAVGLVGGATRAVELTSPEHRLDTAGGATFDGRDVFAPAAAHLCNGVSITDLGPEIEPAGLMPGLLPVSQVENDSLVCEVLWVDRFGNCQINVDPIDVALFGEHLMVNIGGDERVAVLAAAYDDVPTGRVGLVVDSSGLLSIAVARSSAAAEFGLAEGDEVRISALDGNPNPGAVTSVQLGKRPS; translated from the coding sequence GTGAATCCGCGATTCGACACCGTCTCCTTCCTGTCCGACTTCGGGCACGGTGACGAGTTCGTCGGCGTCGTTCACTCGGTCGTGCGGTCGATCGCCCCCCACGTGACCGTGGTCGACGTCACCCACGGCATTGCGCCGTTCGACACCCGCGCCGGTGGGCTCGCGCTCGCCCGCGCCGCGAACTACCTGTGTCCGGGGGTCGTCGTAGCCGTGGTCGATCCGGGGGTCGGCACGAGCCGCCGGCCGATCGTGATCGAGGTGGGCGACGGTGCGTCCTATCTCGTCGGCCCCGACAACGGCCTGCTCGCACCGGCGGTCGGACTCGTGGGTGGCGCCACGCGCGCCGTGGAGCTCACGTCGCCCGAGCACCGACTCGACACTGCGGGCGGCGCCACGTTCGACGGACGCGACGTGTTCGCCCCGGCCGCGGCCCATCTCTGCAACGGAGTATCGATCACCGATCTCGGCCCCGAGATCGAACCGGCCGGACTCATGCCCGGTCTCCTGCCTGTCAGCCAGGTCGAGAACGACAGCCTCGTGTGCGAAGTCCTGTGGGTCGACCGCTTCGGCAACTGCCAGATCAATGTCGACCCGATCGACGTGGCCCTGTTCGGCGAACACCTCATGGTGAACATCGGTGGCGATGAGCGCGTCGCCGTGTTGGCCGCCGCCTACGACGACGTGCCGACCGGCCGCGTGGGCCTGGTGGTCGACTCGAGCGGCCTTCTGTCGATTGCGGTCGCCCGGTCATCGGCGGCGGCCGAGTTCGGTCTGGCCGAGGGCGACGAGGTGCGCATCTCCGCGCTCGACGGCAACCCGAATCCGGGCGCCGTCACATCGGTCCAACTGGGAAAGCGACCGTCATGA
- the proC gene encoding pyrroline-5-carboxylate reductase encodes MTKLQMIGGGKMAEALLGGMIEQGRARADEFHVVEPRAGRRAELATSWPDLSIGETPLAGVDAVIAVKPDVVTAVLPGLADAGVSRVLSIAAGVRIAAIEAGLRDGVAVVRCMPNTPALVGKGAAAIAGGTHTTDDDIAWASGILAAVGLVVTVDEEQLDAVTGLSGSGPAYVFHLAEALIAAGIAEGLPPATADALARQTLLGAAALLSETGEDPAVLRTNVTSKGGTTAAGLAVFAAADFLGLVGEVVKASAARSRELGAD; translated from the coding sequence GTGACGAAGCTCCAGATGATCGGCGGCGGAAAGATGGCCGAGGCGCTCCTCGGCGGAATGATCGAGCAGGGTCGGGCACGAGCCGACGAGTTCCATGTCGTCGAACCGCGCGCCGGCCGGCGGGCCGAACTCGCCACGTCATGGCCCGACCTCTCGATCGGCGAGACACCGCTTGCCGGCGTCGACGCAGTCATCGCGGTGAAGCCCGATGTGGTGACGGCCGTGCTGCCCGGGCTGGCCGACGCCGGCGTGTCGCGGGTGCTGTCGATCGCGGCCGGCGTGCGCATTGCCGCGATCGAGGCGGGGCTACGTGACGGCGTCGCGGTGGTGCGGTGCATGCCGAACACGCCGGCCCTCGTGGGCAAGGGCGCGGCCGCCATCGCCGGTGGCACCCACACCACGGATGACGACATCGCCTGGGCGTCGGGCATCCTCGCCGCCGTCGGGCTCGTGGTGACCGTCGACGAGGAGCAACTCGACGCGGTCACCGGTTTGTCGGGTTCGGGGCCGGCCTACGTGTTCCACCTGGCCGAGGCCCTGATCGCCGCCGGCATCGCCGAAGGGCTGCCGCCCGCGACGGCCGACGCCCTGGCCCGCCAGACGCTGCTGGGTGCGGCCGCGCTGCTCTCGGAGACGGGCGAGGATCCGGCCGTGTTGCGGACCAACGTGACCTCGAAGGGCGGCACCACCGCGGCCGGCCTGGCCGTGTTCGCCGCCGCCGACTTCCTCGGACTCGTCGGTGAGGTGGTGAAGGCGTCGGCTGCTCGCTCGCGTGAGCTCGGGGCCGACTGA
- a CDS encoding YbjN domain-containing protein, which translates to MQSPPASPEELATLEAHIDEWLAGEMAENPALEAVERSEDDIVRWFVRLRGEEKDVWTAWWTLGQRTLSYETFLMPAPEENEVEFYAHLLRRNRKLTGLHLEIGEEEAVYLRGSLPVAAVNDAELDRILGSMWAAVELIFRPAMRLGYASRFKG; encoded by the coding sequence GTGCAGTCACCGCCCGCGAGTCCCGAGGAACTCGCCACGCTCGAAGCGCACATCGACGAATGGCTCGCCGGCGAGATGGCGGAGAATCCGGCGCTCGAAGCGGTCGAGCGTTCCGAGGACGACATCGTCCGCTGGTTCGTGCGCCTGCGGGGCGAGGAGAAGGACGTGTGGACCGCGTGGTGGACGCTCGGTCAGCGCACCCTTTCCTACGAGACCTTCCTCATGCCGGCGCCGGAAGAGAACGAGGTCGAGTTCTACGCCCACCTGCTGCGCCGCAATCGCAAGCTGACCGGCCTTCATCTCGAGATCGGTGAGGAGGAAGCCGTCTACCTGCGCGGCTCGCTCCCCGTCGCGGCGGTGAACGACGCCGAACTCGACCGCATCCTCGGCTCGATGTGGGCCGCCGTCGAACTGATCTTCCGACCGGCCATGCGGCTCGGCTATGCATCCCGGTTCAAGGGTTGA
- a CDS encoding glycosyltransferase, whose translation MSRVAVLSLHTSPLVQPGHGDAGGMNVYIRELVSSLAQAGTDATVYVRRWTHDLPEVVDVEPGFRVVHIDAGPIGMAKEELPDIVDEFTDAVGRDLAERPADVIHANYWLSGVAGHRLKHQLDLPLVTTFHTLARVKAETGDAEPQRRIHAESEVIRCADVITANSVTELHELVTHYGADPDRVEVVPPGVDHAFFSPGARDGARTALGLGAEPLLLFVGRIQPLKGVDVAVEALAELGHDDARLLIVGGASGNDGDDEVRKIEKLIADRGLTDRVDMIPPQPHHVLSTYYRAADVCLVPSRSESFGLVALEAAACGTPVVAADVGGLRTLIEEGRTGFRISGRDPRDFAAATRRILDSPLLADEMSRHAADAALSYTWTTMAARLRRVYLDLGRRAPVDCLA comes from the coding sequence GTGAGTCGAGTCGCGGTCCTCTCCCTGCACACGTCGCCCCTGGTCCAGCCGGGCCACGGCGATGCCGGGGGCATGAACGTCTACATCCGCGAGCTCGTGTCGTCGCTGGCGCAGGCCGGCACCGACGCAACCGTCTACGTCCGCCGCTGGACCCACGATCTGCCCGAGGTCGTCGACGTGGAACCGGGGTTCCGCGTGGTCCACATCGACGCGGGCCCGATCGGGATGGCCAAGGAAGAACTCCCCGACATCGTCGACGAGTTCACCGACGCGGTCGGGCGCGACCTGGCCGAGCGTCCGGCCGACGTGATCCACGCGAACTACTGGCTCTCCGGCGTGGCCGGTCACCGGCTCAAGCATCAGCTCGACCTGCCGCTGGTCACCACGTTCCACACGCTGGCCCGAGTCAAGGCCGAGACGGGCGACGCCGAGCCGCAGCGCCGAATCCACGCCGAGTCCGAGGTCATCCGCTGCGCGGACGTCATCACCGCGAATTCGGTCACCGAACTCCACGAGCTCGTCACCCACTACGGGGCCGACCCCGACCGCGTCGAGGTGGTTCCCCCCGGTGTCGACCATGCATTTTTCTCTCCGGGTGCCCGTGACGGCGCCCGCACCGCACTCGGTCTGGGCGCCGAGCCCCTGCTGCTGTTCGTCGGTCGTATCCAGCCGCTCAAGGGTGTCGACGTCGCCGTCGAGGCGTTGGCCGAGCTCGGACACGACGACGCGCGCCTGCTGATCGTCGGCGGTGCGAGCGGCAACGACGGCGACGACGAGGTGCGCAAGATCGAGAAGCTCATCGCCGATCGGGGCCTCACCGATCGTGTCGACATGATTCCGCCGCAGCCCCACCATGTGCTGTCGACCTACTACCGGGCCGCCGACGTGTGTCTCGTGCCGTCGCGCAGTGAGTCCTTCGGCCTCGTCGCCCTCGAGGCCGCCGCGTGTGGCACACCCGTCGTGGCTGCCGACGTGGGCGGGCTCCGCACGCTCATCGAGGAAGGGCGCACCGGATTCCGCATCAGCGGCCGCGATCCTCGCGACTTCGCAGCGGCCACGCGCCGCATCCTCGATTCGCCGCTGCTGGCCGACGAGATGTCCCGTCACGCGGCCGACGCGGCGCTGTCCTACACGTGGACCACGATGGCCGCCCGTCTGCGGCGGGTCTATCTCGACCTCGGCCGACGCGCGCCCGTCGACTGTCTGGCCTGA
- a CDS encoding MoaD/ThiS family protein, whose amino-acid sequence MAQLRLFASAREAAGTKADEFAGATVGEVLDAAVAEYGEVFAGVLDTAAVWCNGEATERSHPVSDDDEVAVLPPVSGGSGGPRRSR is encoded by the coding sequence ATGGCACAGCTTCGCTTGTTCGCATCCGCCCGCGAGGCGGCCGGTACGAAAGCCGACGAGTTCGCCGGTGCCACCGTGGGGGAGGTGCTCGACGCGGCAGTGGCCGAGTACGGCGAAGTGTTCGCGGGCGTGCTCGACACCGCCGCGGTGTGGTGCAACGGGGAAGCCACGGAGCGGAGCCACCCCGTTTCCGACGACGACGAGGTGGCGGTGCTGCCCCCCGTCTCGGGCGGGTCCGGCGGGCCGCGCCGGTCCCGGTAG
- a CDS encoding histidine phosphatase family protein has translation MLNVLLARHGQSEWNAAGRWQGQADPPLSDLGRAQAAGAADQLGSFDAIIASDLDRALTTAMIIADRLGVGPVLVEPAFRERHAGEYEGLTREEIDERFPGNLDNGIWPPGWELDTDVHARVADALERVRAEIGSGDVLIVSHGGVIYSLEGHHGAPYQRIANLGARWFHHDDRGWRLGERVQLSPDDVTIENQDIL, from the coding sequence ATGTTGAACGTGCTCCTCGCCCGACACGGGCAGTCCGAATGGAACGCGGCCGGCCGTTGGCAGGGGCAGGCCGACCCCCCGTTGTCCGACCTCGGCCGCGCCCAGGCCGCCGGCGCCGCCGACCAGCTCGGCAGCTTCGACGCGATCATCGCGAGCGACCTCGACCGGGCCCTCACCACCGCCATGATCATCGCCGACCGCCTCGGCGTCGGCCCGGTGCTCGTGGAGCCCGCCTTTCGCGAACGCCACGCCGGCGAGTACGAGGGCCTCACCCGCGAAGAGATCGACGAGCGCTTCCCCGGCAACCTCGACAACGGCATCTGGCCGCCGGGCTGGGAGCTCGACACCGACGTGCACGCGCGCGTGGCCGATGCCCTCGAGCGGGTCCGCGCCGAGATCGGCAGCGGCGACGTGCTGATCGTGTCGCACGGCGGAGTGATCTACAGCCTCGAGGGCCACCACGGCGCGCCCTACCAACGCATCGCCAACCTCGGCGCCCGCTGGTTCCACCACGACGACCGCGGCTGGCGCCTCGGCGAGCGCGTCCAGCTCTCGCCCGACGACGTCACCATCGAGAACCAGGACATCCTCTAG
- a CDS encoding M48 family metallopeptidase: MMSSRYPVEVIRSEKRVKTVSARIVDGVIRVRIPSWMSAADEQKFVADVVERIEQERRSHAIDLTTRAAALAERFELPTPESIRWSKTQRQRWGSCSVHRGDIRISDRLVDVPPWVLDHVIVHELAHLVVADHSPAFEALVNRNPLAERATGYLLAVSERLDRIDQTGAAPASADQAGADDYDELDAAG, translated from the coding sequence ATGATGTCGTCTCGCTATCCCGTCGAGGTGATCCGGTCCGAGAAGCGGGTCAAGACCGTCTCGGCCCGCATCGTCGACGGGGTCATCCGCGTGCGTATCCCGTCGTGGATGTCGGCCGCCGATGAGCAGAAGTTCGTGGCCGACGTCGTCGAGCGCATCGAGCAGGAGCGTCGGTCGCACGCCATCGACCTGACCACCCGGGCCGCGGCGCTCGCCGAGCGTTTCGAGCTCCCCACCCCCGAGTCGATCCGGTGGTCCAAGACCCAACGCCAGCGCTGGGGGTCGTGCTCGGTGCATCGCGGCGACATCCGCATCTCCGACCGTCTCGTCGACGTGCCGCCCTGGGTGCTCGATCACGTCATCGTGCACGAGCTCGCCCATCTCGTCGTGGCCGACCACTCCCCCGCGTTCGAGGCGCTCGTCAACCGCAACCCGCTCGCCGAACGGGCCACCGGCTATCTCCTCGCCGTGAGCGAACGACTCGACCGCATCGATCAGACCGGTGCGGCCCCGGCCAGTGCTGATCAGGCCGGGGCCGACGACTACGACGAACTCGACGCCGCCGGCTGA
- a CDS encoding AarF/ABC1/UbiB kinase family protein → MSRPTRSDMKRLAPVAALMGVVLGALAWRRVRQPAGESPISAVSKGRRRVAMGRLVARRATDRGVTRARSRLASDETRRRLQAELERREADDVVGALGEMKGALMKLGQMASYLDDGMPEPMRVALATLRADAPPMPSDLALTEIERSLGRPLHELFADVQPEPIAAASIGQVHRATTLDGREVAVKVQYPGIAEAIAADLDNTERLAMLLGMVYPGLNPDELVAELRDRINEELDYRQEAANQRLFCDYYAGHPHVWVPAVIEELSTGNVLTTEFVAGRPFEDAFTSELEERQRVAEIVYRFVFRSLNRQYVFNGDPHPGNYMLADDGRVAFLDFGLVKHFAAEEVDQFAVLIRAMIDRDPAQFRDAAESQEVLRPGAPFTDQEIFDWFAAYYELILDNEPVTVTPEYSARLLRQTFDAKTHEILRHTNVPPTFALIQRINLGLFSILGQLRATANWRAISEELWVWTDAPPSTPLGVEEAGWLAGRRDDQPAASSSS, encoded by the coding sequence ATGTCCCGACCGACCCGGTCTGACATGAAGCGGCTGGCCCCCGTCGCTGCGCTCATGGGTGTCGTGCTCGGCGCCCTGGCGTGGCGGCGGGTGCGACAGCCGGCCGGCGAATCGCCGATCAGCGCCGTCAGCAAGGGCCGCCGCCGCGTGGCGATGGGACGTCTCGTCGCCCGTCGCGCGACGGACCGCGGCGTCACGAGGGCTCGTTCTCGTCTTGCCTCGGACGAGACACGGCGTCGGCTCCAGGCCGAACTCGAACGGCGCGAGGCCGACGACGTGGTCGGCGCTCTCGGCGAGATGAAGGGTGCGTTGATGAAGCTCGGCCAGATGGCGAGCTATCTCGACGACGGCATGCCCGAGCCGATGCGCGTGGCGCTGGCCACGCTGCGCGCCGACGCCCCGCCGATGCCGTCGGATCTGGCCCTCACCGAGATCGAACGCTCGCTCGGTCGCCCCCTCCACGAGCTCTTCGCCGATGTGCAGCCAGAGCCGATCGCAGCTGCGTCGATAGGACAGGTCCATCGGGCGACGACCCTCGATGGCCGCGAAGTGGCGGTGAAGGTCCAGTACCCGGGCATCGCCGAGGCCATCGCGGCAGATCTCGACAACACCGAACGGCTGGCGATGCTGCTCGGGATGGTCTACCCGGGCCTCAACCCCGACGAACTGGTCGCCGAGCTTCGGGATCGCATCAACGAGGAGCTCGACTATCGCCAGGAGGCCGCCAACCAGCGACTGTTCTGCGACTACTACGCGGGCCACCCCCACGTCTGGGTGCCGGCCGTGATCGAGGAGCTCTCGACGGGCAACGTGCTCACGACGGAGTTCGTGGCCGGGCGACCGTTCGAGGACGCGTTCACCTCCGAGCTCGAGGAGCGCCAGCGGGTCGCGGAGATCGTCTACCGCTTCGTCTTCCGCAGCCTCAATCGCCAGTACGTGTTCAACGGCGACCCGCATCCCGGCAACTACATGCTGGCCGACGACGGTCGGGTCGCCTTCCTCGATTTCGGGTTGGTCAAGCACTTCGCCGCCGAGGAGGTCGATCAGTTCGCGGTGCTCATCAGGGCGATGATCGACCGTGACCCCGCCCAGTTCCGCGACGCGGCCGAGTCGCAGGAAGTCCTGCGCCCGGGTGCGCCGTTCACCGACCAGGAGATCTTCGACTGGTTCGCCGCCTACTACGAGCTCATTCTCGACAACGAGCCGGTCACGGTCACACCGGAGTACAGCGCCCGCCTGTTGCGGCAGACGTTCGACGCCAAGACCCACGAGATCCTTCGCCACACCAATGTGCCGCCCACGTTCGCGCTGATCCAGCGAATCAACCTGGGACTGTTCTCGATCCTCGGTCAGCTGAGGGCCACCGCGAACTGGCGGGCGATCTCCGAGGAACTCTGGGTGTGGACCGATGCTCCGCCGAGCACACCGCTGGGCGTTGAAGAGGCCGGCTGGTTGGCCGGCCGCCGCGATGATCAGCCGGCGGCGTCGAGTTCGTCGTAG